The Candidatus Eremiobacterota bacterium genome segment GCCGGCGAAGCGCGGCTGCGCGAGACGTGCATTCAGGCCGGGTTCACCCGCTTCGCGCGCGCGACCGAAACGCCGTTCAACCTCGTCTTCGAGGCACGGCCTTAAGCGCGGGCGGCGAGCGCCTCCGCGAGCGCGGCGTTGAACGGCAGCGCGAGGTACGCCTCGCGAGCCGTCGCGTCGGGGATCGCGGAGGCGCGCGCGCGCATCACCGACTCCGCCTGCCGCAGGAGCTGCTCGGCGAGATCGTCCTCGCTGCGCGCCTGCGCGACGGTCGCCGCGGTCAGCAGCCACTCGGCGGGCTGCGGCGCGAGCTTCGGATTCGTCTCGTACAGCGCGAGCAATTCATCGGCCGCAGCGCTTGCGGCGGCTGCGTCGCCGGCGCGGAGGTGCGCCAGCGCGAGCGCGCACAAGTTGTCGCCGAGCCGCGGCGTCGCGCCGCTCGGACGGCGCAGCTCGACGCCGGCTTGCAGGTGCGCGATCGCGCCGGCAAGCGCGCCCAGCTCGCTCTCCGCCGCGCCGAGCACGCCGAGCGCGGCCGACTCGAGCGGCAACGAACGAATCTCGCGCGCGAGCTCGAGCGCGGACGCGGCGGCAGTGCGCGCCAGCTCGTGCTCGCCGCGCAAGCGGTGGCAGTAGCTCGCGTTCACGCGCTCCACCGCGGCGACGAACGAGAAGCCGATCGCCGTCGCGACCTCGCGCGCGCGTGCATAGAGCTCCAGCGCGCGGTCCAGCAAGCCGATCTCGGTGTGGAACAAGCCGAAGTCGCACGAGACGCTCGCGATCCCGACCCGGTGATGCATTCGCTCGTACAGCTCCGCGGCCTGAAGATAGAACGACTCCGCCTCGCCGACGCGGAAGGTGTAGACCAAGCCGTTCGCCGCGGTGTGGAGCGCGAGCGCTTCGCCTTCGCGGTCGCCGATCGCGCGGGCGATCTCGAGCGCCTCGGCCGCGAAGTCGGACATCGCCGCGTAGTCCTGCTGCTGGAGCGCTGCGCGTGAGAACGCGATCAGCGTGCGCACCAGCGCGGCGCGGTCGCCGTCAGCTTGCACCGCCGCGCGCAGCTCTTCGAGCGCGGCGCGCGCTTCGCGCAAGCGACCCTCGTAGGTGAACGAGTCCGCATACGCGAGCCGCGCGTCGACGTAGCGCCCGCGATCGCCGGACGCTTCGGCAAGCTGCGTCAGCTCGGCGAACGCCGCGCGCGCCGCGTCGTAGTCGCCGATCGAGCGCCGGTACCGCGCCTCGCATTGCAGCAGCCGCGCCCGCAGGCGCTCGTCGCCGGAACGCCTGACGCCGCGCTCGAGCAGCCGCAGCAGGACGCGCTCGCGGCGGCGGTCCCCGGTCACGTTCGCCAGCTCGATGCGCCGCTCGAGGACCGTGTGCGCCGCAGCGCGGTCGTGCAGCGCGGCGGCGAGCGGAACCAGCTGCGCGAGGTCGCGCGCTTGCGCCTCGCGGTCGCCGTGCACCGCGGCCAGCCGCGCGCGCAGCAGCAGCGCTTCGAAGCGGGTGCGGTTCGACACCGTCAGCGCGAGCGCGCGCTCGGCGTACTGTGCCGCCTCCTCGTTGCCGTAGACGCCGGCGGCGTGGCGCGCGGCGCGCAGGTACTGCTCGGCGGCGCGCTCCGGGTCTCCGCCGCGCTCCCAGTGCAGCGCCAGCTCGGCGCTCACGTCTTCGCCCTGCTCCGCGTAAAGCGCGGACATCACGTGCGCGACGCGGCGGTGGCGGCGGGCGCGCGCCCGCGCGTCGGTTCGCTCGTAGACCAGCGCGCGCAGCAGATCGTGGGTGAAGGCGTAGCCGAACGCGCCGTGCAGCGCCGACTCGCTCACGACGCGCCGGTCGAGCAAGCCGTTGAGCGCGTCCATCACCGCCGCCTCGGTCCAGCCCGTCGTCTCGCGCAGCAACTCGACGTCGAACGCGCGCCCGATCACCGCCGCCGTCTCGGCCAGCGCGGCGGCGTGCTTGTCGAGCCGCGCCAGGCGCGCGCCGACGGCGTCGCGCAACGCCGGCGGAACCGGCGGTGCGGCGAGCTCGCCGACCGACCAGCGCCGCTCGACGATTCGCGCACCGCCGCTCTCGTCGAGCTCGCGCAGCATCTCTTCGAGGAAAAACGCGTTGCCCTCGCTGCGCGCGTAGAGCACGCGCGCGAGCTCGCCGCTCTCGCCGCCGGCGAGCGCGCGCACCAGCTCTTCCACCGCACGCAGCGACAGGCGCGGCAGCGCGAGATGGTGCGCGCTGCCGTCGTGCTCCAAGCGCCGGCGCAGTGC includes the following:
- a CDS encoding AAA family ATPase; the protein is MLRVHLFGRPRLSLDDEAFPIGGRPKVVPLLAYLLLHRRTPVPRQTVANALWPDEPEDEARANLRRHLNYLHNALPAAGGDPWLLAEDGRLQWNARREAWLDVAEFERLAAIPDRIADAVALYEDDLLVDVEEEWLDAERERLKALHRTLLGALVAKLRAARDYGPALLAAHALLQDDPWREDALRSALLIHYESGDRAGALAEYERFARALREELDAAPMAETVALYEAIARDEVSAEPVPPSVARARFADGSGAFPFVGRSTELAALRERWNAAASGTGGLVLIGGEAGVGKTRLVRELAAACEAQGALVHAAATTFPETAPYQPFVALLRLAAPLAESLALDPLWLSAITALVPAIAEHAHRLPPLAALEPARERLRLFEACANVWSALAARRPLVLVVEDLQWAGAATLALLEHLARGAQQARLLILATYREDELDLRHALRALRRRLEHDGSAHHLALPRLSLRAVEELVRALAGGESGELARVLYARSEGNAFFLEEMLRELDESGGARIVERRWSVGELAAPPVPPALRDAVGARLARLDKHAAALAETAAVIGRAFDVELLRETTGWTEAAVMDALNGLLDRRVVSESALHGAFGYAFTHDLLRALVYERTDARARARRHRRVAHVMSALYAEQGEDVSAELALHWERGGDPERAAEQYLRAARHAAGVYGNEEAAQYAERALALTVSNRTRFEALLLRARLAAVHGDREAQARDLAQLVPLAAALHDRAAAHTVLERRIELANVTGDRRRERVLLRLLERGVRRSGDERLRARLLQCEARYRRSIGDYDAARAAFAELTQLAEASGDRGRYVDARLAYADSFTYEGRLREARAALEELRAAVQADGDRAALVRTLIAFSRAALQQQDYAAMSDFAAEALEIARAIGDREGEALALHTAANGLVYTFRVGEAESFYLQAAELYERMHHRVGIASVSCDFGLFHTEIGLLDRALELYARAREVATAIGFSFVAAVERVNASYCHRLRGEHELARTAAASALELAREIRSLPLESAALGVLGAAESELGALAGAIAHLQAGVELRRPSGATPRLGDNLCALALAHLRAGDAAAASAAADELLALYETNPKLAPQPAEWLLTAATVAQARSEDDLAEQLLRQAESVMRARASAIPDATAREAYLALPFNAALAEALAARA